The Chryseobacterium sp. G0186 genome includes the window TAAATCATTCTTGAATACATTTTACGCCAATACATGAATACTATTTCAAAGCAACTTCTGCCTTCACATTCATTCCTGTTCTTAGCTTTTTAGCAATGCTTGGATCCAAGTTTACAAAATCAATTTTTATGGGAAGTCTCTGAACTACTTTTACGAAGTTACCGCTCGCATTATCTGGAGGAAGAATAGAAAATGTAGAACCTGTAGCCGGAGAAAAAGAGCTTACAACTCCCTCAAATTCTTTATCAGGGAATGCATCAATTTCAACTTTTACTTTTTGTCCTTCTACCATTTTATGAACCTGTGTTTCCTTGAAGTTGGCAACTACCCATTTCTGGTCATTTTTAACTAAAGAAAACAATTGTGATCCCGCTTGTAAATATTGTCCGGCCTGAATAGGAACTTTTCCTACAAATCCATCTTCAGAAGCTAATATTACGGTATATGATAAATTTAATTTAGCATTTTCCACATCCACTTCTCTCTGTTTTGCCACAGAACCTGCCACGCTGATTTGTTGAGAGCTGGCAGCGGTTTGAGAAGATGCAATATTGGTTTGTTGCGCAATTTGATTTCTCTGATCCACTAAAACCTGCAATTGCTTATCGGCAGTTTGTTTCGCTGCTAAAGCCTGCTCATATTGCTGCTCTGTAATTGAATGGTCTTTTACAAGATTGGCATATCTCTTCAAATCCTGGGAAGTTTTCC containing:
- a CDS encoding HlyD family secretion protein, which gives rise to MENNNIPVTEPKKKKSLVFPIILAVVLIGGGIYGYRAYSYGQYHEETDDAQIASNMSPVISKISGYVTEIKVKDNQFVKKGDTLVILDSRDQKMALEQAQAALSTAKSNISNAEATTTATSKNISSSEAAVVTANAQIEAAKINVWKTSQDLKRYANLVKDHSITEQQYEQALAAKQTADKQLQVLVDQRNQIAQQTNIASSQTAASSQQISVAGSVAKQREVDVENAKLNLSYTVILASEDGFVGKVPIQAGQYLQAGSQLFSLVKNDQKWVVANFKETQVHKMVEGQKVKVEIDAFPDKEFEGVVSSFSPATGSTFSILPPDNASGNFVKVVQRLPIKIDFVNLDPSIAKKLRTGMNVKAEVALK